The sequence ACCATCTCCTGTACATAGTCCTGCGGTCCTTTTAGTGCCGCAATGCCTGCATGCTGGACAAAGCTGTTGGCACAGATAAAGAAGTTCTGCTGTATCTTCTGCAGGGCCCTGATGTATTCGGGCGGTGCGATAAGGTAGCCAAGACGCCACCCTGTCATGGCAAAGAGTTTGGAAAAACCGTTCAGCACAAAGGCGTTGTCTGTGTATTCAAGTATGGAATGGTCTTTGCCATTGTAGATCAGGCCCTGGTATATCTCATCAGATATTACAGGAATATCCCCTGCGACTTCGGCCAGGCCCTGCATGGTTTTTGGGTACATGACGTGCCCGGTGGGGTTGGCAGGGGAATTTATCAATAGTGCCTTGGTCCGGGGGGTTATCTTCATGGCTACTGTATCGGGTGTCAGGCTGAACCCTTCGTCTTCCTTTGTATATACAAAAACAGGCCTGCCGTCCATGTATTCTACAAAATTTGGATACGCTGAATAATAGGGGTTGGACATCACGACCTCATCTTCTTTATCCAGCAGGCCCATGAACAGCATCAACATGGCCGGGCTGGTGCCTGATGTGATGATGACCTGCCCGCTACTCAAGTTTAGGTTGAACTTCCGGTTGTAGTATCCGGCAACCGATTCCCTGAGTTTGAGCAGTCCCATGCTGTGGGTGTACCTGGTCTCGCCTGCCTTTATTGCCTCATAGGCAGCTTCGCTGATATGGGAAGCTGTGGGGAAGTTGGGTATACCTACTTCGAGATGGACGATATCCCTTCCTGCGCGTTCGAGTTCCTCTGCCCTTTCCAGTACTTCCATTACATAGAATGGCGGTATCCTTGCAGCTTTTTTTGAGAACATATCCATTTGTGTAATGATTTGTATAATGTATTCAATATTCTTATAACCTGTTGGATTTTAAGTTTAAAGGCTGTGAATGTTATCAATGACGGATCTCATTTTCAAGCAGCCAGTACCAGAGCGGTACATACCGTATTAGTTTCCCATCAACAGTTTC comes from ANME-2 cluster archaeon and encodes:
- a CDS encoding pyridoxal phosphate-dependent aminotransferase, with the protein product MFSKKAARIPPFYVMEVLERAEELERAGRDIVHLEVGIPNFPTASHISEAAYEAIKAGETRYTHSMGLLKLRESVAGYYNRKFNLNLSSGQVIITSGTSPAMLMLFMGLLDKEDEVVMSNPYYSAYPNFVEYMDGRPVFVYTKEDEGFSLTPDTVAMKITPRTKALLINSPANPTGHVMYPKTMQGLAEVAGDIPVISDEIYQGLIYNGKDHSILEYTDNAFVLNGFSKLFAMTGWRLGYLIAPPEYIRALQKIQQNFFICANSFVQHAGIAALKGPQDYVQEMVATYDKRRKYILQRLKGMGFGIGSEPTGAFYVLANAKEFSEDSLELSRRILEEAGVAVAPGIDFGEGAEGYLRFSYANSLENIREGLDRIEEYLNT